Proteins from one Romboutsia sp. CE17 genomic window:
- a CDS encoding NADH peroxidase: protein MKKWVCTVCGYIYEGEDKPQKCPVCGVGPEKFEEMKGELKWADEHRIGVGQGLDAEILEGLRANFMGECTEVGMYLAMSRQADREGYPEVAEAYSRIAYEEADHASRFAEMLGEVVEASTRNNLKARVEAEYGAAEGKLKLAKKAKELGLDAIHDSVHEMCKDEARHGKAFLGLLNRYFEK from the coding sequence ATGAAAAAATGGGTTTGTACTGTATGTGGTTATATTTATGAAGGTGAGGATAAGCCACAGAAATGCCCAGTATGTGGAGTAGGACCAGAAAAGTTCGAAGAAATGAAAGGTGAGCTAAAGTGGGCTGATGAGCATAGAATAGGTGTGGGCCAAGGCTTAGATGCGGAAATACTTGAAGGGTTAAGAGCTAATTTCATGGGTGAATGTACAGAAGTTGGTATGTATTTAGCAATGAGTCGTCAAGCAGATAGAGAAGGATATCCAGAAGTAGCAGAGGCTTATTCAAGAATAGCTTATGAAGAAGCAGATCATGCAAGTAGATTTGCTGAAATGCTAGGTGAAGTAGTTGAAGCATCAACTAGAAATAATTTAAAAGCAAGAGTCGAAGCTGAGTATGGTGCAGCTGAAGGTAAGCTAAAACTTGCTAAAAAAGCTAAAGAGTTAGGCCTTGATGCTATACATGATTCTGTACATGAAATGTGTAAAGATGAAGCAAGACATGGTAAAGCGTTCTTAGGATTATTAAATAGATATTTTGAAAAATAG
- a CDS encoding PucR family transcriptional regulator → MRDLVDFIEKEINKKINIFEYKNEDLKENQELITFNNSLYVIEIEKERINIILNNYYYLVYQQNLDYCTLENVLYNLFENINVIKYKKYLLITSKSKLNIDNNTTEIIELETYSKTYIFDLGKIDDIDMLDLKLSLFNQLLPTIQKNNNSNKFFSTKDLILSRSIYTSSKDKHFCSLIDFKRIKDMDENLLYTGIIFIENDLNISKTSSALFLHRNTLVYRLEKIKELFNLDLKNFKDAMVFYLSINTYFISRNQ, encoded by the coding sequence ATGAGGGATCTTGTAGATTTTATAGAAAAAGAGATTAATAAAAAGATAAATATTTTTGAATATAAAAATGAAGATTTAAAAGAAAATCAAGAATTAATAACTTTCAATAACTCCTTGTATGTAATTGAAATTGAAAAAGAGCGTATAAATATAATCCTAAACAATTATTATTACTTAGTATATCAACAAAATTTAGATTATTGTACTTTAGAAAATGTACTGTACAACTTATTCGAAAATATAAATGTAATAAAGTATAAAAAATATTTATTAATTACATCAAAATCAAAATTAAACATAGATAACAATACTACTGAAATAATAGAATTAGAAACATACTCAAAAACTTATATTTTTGATTTAGGTAAAATAGATGATATAGATATGTTAGATTTAAAATTAAGTTTATTCAATCAATTGTTACCTACTATCCAAAAAAATAATAACTCGAATAAATTTTTTTCAACTAAAGATTTAATTTTATCTAGAAGTATCTATACTTCTTCTAAAGATAAACATTTCTGTTCTTTAATAGACTTTAAAAGGATAAAAGATATGGATGAAAATTTGCTTTATACAGGTATTATTTTTATAGAAAATGATTTAAATATCTCTAAAACTTCATCCGCTTTATTTTTACATAGGAATACTTTAGTTTATAGATTGGAGAAAATAAAAGAACTCTTTAATTTAGATTTAAAAAATTTCAAGGATGCAATGGTGTTCTATTTAAGCATAAATACTTATTTCATATCTAGAAATCAATAA
- a CDS encoding YczE/YyaS/YitT family protein — MKNHLQRYFWFIIGIIINSFGIALITKAGLGTSPISSISYVLSMKFPFTLGQFTFIVNMFFILAQFILLKKDFEPIQFLQIVVNVVFSACIDISMNLLSWLTVNNFMVGLFALLIGCGVLALGISIEVAPDVLVVPGEGIVRAISIVLNKRFGTVKVIFDITLVSTATILSFLFFGKLSGLGLGTIISAIIVGYIVNLLNQKFLLISYIKTLVNQEDDYQSNENLTI; from the coding sequence ATGAAAAATCATCTACAAAGATATTTTTGGTTTATCATAGGAATTATTATAAATTCTTTTGGAATTGCATTAATAACGAAAGCAGGATTAGGTACTTCTCCTATCTCTAGTATTTCTTATGTATTAAGTATGAAATTTCCATTTACCTTAGGTCAATTTACTTTTATAGTAAATATGTTTTTTATTTTAGCTCAATTTATATTGTTAAAAAAAGATTTTGAACCAATTCAGTTTTTGCAAATTGTTGTAAATGTGGTATTTAGTGCATGTATTGATATAAGCATGAATTTATTAAGTTGGCTAACTGTAAATAATTTTATGGTTGGACTATTTGCTTTATTAATCGGGTGTGGTGTTCTTGCCTTAGGAATTTCCATAGAAGTTGCACCGGATGTATTAGTAGTTCCGGGAGAAGGAATTGTTAGAGCAATATCAATTGTATTAAACAAGAGATTTGGAACTGTTAAAGTTATTTTTGATATAACATTAGTTTCTACAGCCACTATTTTATCTTTTTTATTTTTTGGCAAACTTAGTGGTTTAGGTTTAGGAACTATTATATCTGCAATAATTGTGGGATATATTGTGAATTTGCTTAATCAAAAATTTTTATTGATTTCTTACATTAAAACATTAGTAAATCAAGAAGATGATTATCAATCTAATGAAAATTTAACAATATAA
- a CDS encoding manganese efflux pump MntP: MSFISIFFTGFALAMDAFAVSVTKGISLKNINFKLAIKISLFFGVFQGLMPLIGWFIGIRFESYIKSIDHWIAFILLGFIGAKMIMDANEDDFSNCNTLINTKELLFLSVATSIDALAAGVSFAFLNEAILPIVLSISVITFILCFFGVLLGSSIGSLFKNYAQIVGGIILILIGFNILNDHINIIMLLF; the protein is encoded by the coding sequence TTGAGTTTTATAAGTATTTTTTTTACAGGATTCGCACTTGCAATGGATGCATTTGCAGTTTCTGTAACTAAAGGAATTTCTTTAAAAAATATAAATTTTAAGTTAGCTATTAAAATATCTTTATTTTTTGGAGTATTCCAAGGTCTTATGCCTCTTATTGGATGGTTTATAGGAATTAGATTTGAATCTTACATAAAATCAATAGATCATTGGATTGCATTTATATTACTTGGGTTTATTGGAGCTAAAATGATAATGGATGCTAATGAAGATGATTTTTCTAATTGTAATACTCTTATAAATACAAAAGAGTTATTATTTTTATCAGTTGCTACTAGCATAGATGCCCTAGCTGCTGGAGTAAGCTTTGCATTTTTAAATGAAGCTATACTTCCTATAGTATTATCAATTTCTGTAATTACCTTTATATTGTGTTTTTTTGGAGTTTTGCTTGGAAGCTCTATTGGCTCACTTTTTAAAAATTATGCTCAAATAGTTGGTGGTATTATATTAATATTGATAGGATTTAATATTCTTAATGACCATATAAATATAATAATGCTATTATTTTGA